One window from the genome of Hemitrygon akajei chromosome 4, sHemAka1.3, whole genome shotgun sequence encodes:
- the lrrtm1 gene encoding leucine-rich repeat transmembrane neuronal protein 1 has product MDFLLVGLSLHWLLKKPSASVVCVLGALLEMLPAADSLCAQQCRCDGKLVYCESQSLSEMPRNLSGVQGLSLRYNSLSELHDDQFAGLLQLTWLYLDHNHIYSVEANAFRGLRRLKELVLSSNKITQLPNATFRPMPNLRHVQLSYNNLQALEPDLFHGLRKLQTLHLRSNALKFIPVRIFQDCRSLEFLDVGYNQLQSLARNAFAGLLKLTELHLEHNDLVKVNFAHFPRLLSLRTLYMQWNKVSFVVNSLDWTWNHLEKLDLSGNEIAFIESYAFEVVPNLKILQLDSNRLTTIEQPILDSWKSLTSISLSGNSWECNRNICALATWLSNFKGHHEGSLLCASPVHTQGEEVLDAVHGFHICDDPVTSTATVSGSTSVAETDQDITAIRDASSMYATQDTTGVRTTELISVTGVLSHDQQENTIHVHKVITGTMALLFSFLIVVLVLYVSWKCFPAGLRHLRQCFVTQRRKQKQQQTMHQMAAMSTQEYYVDYKPNHIEGALVIINDYGSCSCHQQPARECEV; this is encoded by the coding sequence ATGGATTTCCTTCTTGTGGGTCTCAGTCTGCACTGGCTCCTGAAAAAGCCTTCAGCGTCGGTTGTGTGTGTCCTCGGCGCGTTGTTGGAAATGTTGCCCGCCGCTGACAGCCTGTGCGCTCAGCAGTGCCGCTGCGACGGGAAGCTGGTGTACTGCGAGTCGCAGAGCCTGAGCGAAATGCCGCGCAACCTGTCGGGGGTGCAGGGTCTGTCGCTCCGCTACAACAGCCTGTCCGAGCTGCACGACGACCAGTTCGCCGGCTTGCTGCAGCTCACCTGGCTCTACCTCGACCACAACCACATCTACTCGGTGGAAGCGAACGCCTTCCGGGGGCTGCGCCGGCTCAAGGAGTTGGTGCTCAGCTCCAACAAGATCACCCAGCTGCCCAATGCCACTTTCAGGCCCATGCCAAACCTGCGGCACGTGCAGCTGTCCTACAACAATCTGCAGGCTCTGGAGCCCGACCTCTTCCATGGGCTGCGCAAGCTGCAAACGCTGCACCTAAGGTCGAATGCACTTAAGTTCATACCGGTCCGGATCTTCCAGGACTGCCGCAGCCTGGAGTTTCTGGACGTTGGATATAATCAGCTGCAAAGCCTAGCGCGGAACGCGTTCGCGGGCTTGTTGAAACTAACTGAACTCCACTTGGAGCACAATGATTTGGTAAAAGTAAACTTTGCTCACTTCCCACGGCTGCTCTCTCTGAGAACCCTCTACATGCAGTGGAACAAAGTCAGCTTTGTGGTGAATTCTTTAGACTGGACTTGGAACCATCTAGAAAAACTAGACCTCTCTGGGAATGAGATTGCATTTATTGAGTCTTATGCCTTTGAAGTTGTGCCTAACCTCAAAATACTTCAGTTGGATTCAAACCGTCTCACAACCATTGAGCAGCCAATTCTGGACTCTTGGAAATCTCTAACTAGCATCAGCCTTTCTGGGAACAGCTGGGAATGCAATCGGAATATATGTGCTTTGGCCACCTGGCTGAGCAATTTTAAGGGGCACCACGAAGGGAGTCTGTTGTGTGCTAGCCCTGTCCACACCCAGGGCGAAGAGGTACTAGATGCCGTGCATGGTTTTCACATATGTGACGACCCGGTGACAAGCACGGCGACAGTATCAGGCAGCACCAGCGTGGCGGAGACAGACCAAGATATCACAGCAATCAGAGATGCCTCCAGCATGTATGCCACGCAGGATACAACGGGAGTAAGAACGACTGAATTAATCAGTGTCACCGGTGTGCTTTCTCACGATCAACAGGAAAACACTATTCATGTTCACAAAGTAATCACGGGCACGATGGCGCTGCTCTTCTCCTTTCTGATAGTGGTGCTGGTGCTCTACGTGTCGTGGAAGTGCTTTCCTGCCGGCCTGAGACACTTGAGGCAGTGCTTCGTGACACAGCGCCGCAAGCAGAAACAACAACAAACTATGCATCAGATGGCTGCCATGTCCACACAGGAATACTACGTGGACTACAAACCCAATCACATTGAGGGGGCTCTGGTGATCATCAATGATTACGGATCGTGttcttgtcaccagcagccagccagggAATGTGAAGTGTGA